The Lentzea guizhouensis genome contains a region encoding:
- a CDS encoding FAD-dependent oxidoreductase, whose translation MGELAGNFDVVIVGSGFGGSVAALRLTEKGYRVAVLEAGRRFADDEFARTSWDLKKYLWAPQLKCFGIQRIHLLRNVMVLAGSGVGGGSLVYANTLYRPLKPFYEDRQWAHITDWQAELDPFYDQASRMLGVVTNPSTTPSDLVMQKVAKDMGVEDSYHPTPVGVFFGEPGQPAEDPYFGGAGPARTGCTECGSCMSGCRVGAKNTLVKNYLYLAEKLGAKVFPLTTVTELTESGGRWTIGAKQTGGRAKATFTADQVVLAAGTWGTQQLLHKAKATTLPKISAKLGELTRTNSESIIGAARYTVDPEHDFTRGVAITSSIHPDEITHIEPVRYGKGSNAMGLLQTLATDGAASTPRWLQFLKEAVKHPLKLLRLLSVHKWSERTVILLVMQSLDNSITTFLKRGKLTSKQGHGEPNPAFIPAGHEANLLAAKHIDGIPGGTWGELFNIPLTAHFIGGCAISSTAADGVIDPYHRVHGYPGLSVVDGAAISANLGVNPSLTITAQAERAFSLWPNKGEQDQRPAQGEAYRRINPTKPANPAVPEHAPAALRLPIVKVS comes from the coding sequence ATGGGTGAACTCGCCGGTAACTTCGATGTGGTCATCGTCGGCTCCGGGTTCGGCGGGAGCGTGGCCGCGCTCCGGCTGACCGAGAAGGGCTATCGCGTCGCCGTGCTCGAGGCAGGCCGCCGCTTCGCCGACGACGAGTTCGCCAGGACGAGCTGGGACCTCAAGAAGTACCTGTGGGCGCCGCAGCTCAAGTGCTTCGGCATCCAGCGCATCCACCTGCTGCGCAACGTGATGGTGCTGGCCGGCTCGGGTGTCGGCGGCGGCAGCCTGGTGTACGCGAACACGCTGTACCGTCCGCTCAAGCCGTTCTACGAGGACCGCCAGTGGGCGCACATCACCGACTGGCAGGCCGAGCTCGACCCGTTCTACGACCAGGCGAGCCGGATGCTGGGCGTGGTCACGAACCCGAGCACCACCCCGAGCGACCTCGTCATGCAGAAGGTCGCGAAGGACATGGGCGTCGAGGACAGCTACCACCCCACGCCCGTCGGCGTCTTCTTCGGCGAACCCGGCCAGCCGGCCGAGGACCCCTACTTCGGCGGTGCCGGACCAGCCAGGACCGGCTGCACCGAGTGCGGCAGCTGCATGTCCGGCTGCCGGGTCGGCGCCAAGAACACGCTGGTCAAGAACTACCTCTACCTCGCGGAGAAGCTGGGTGCGAAGGTCTTCCCGCTGACCACGGTCACCGAGCTGACCGAGTCCGGCGGCCGGTGGACGATCGGGGCGAAGCAGACCGGCGGTCGCGCCAAGGCCACGTTCACCGCCGACCAGGTCGTGCTCGCGGCGGGCACCTGGGGCACGCAGCAGCTGCTGCACAAGGCGAAGGCCACCACGTTGCCGAAGATCTCGGCCAAGCTCGGCGAGCTCACCCGCACCAACTCGGAGTCGATCATCGGGGCCGCGCGCTACACCGTCGACCCCGAGCACGACTTCACCAGGGGCGTCGCGATCACGAGCTCGATCCACCCGGACGAGATCACGCACATCGAGCCGGTGCGCTACGGCAAGGGCAGCAACGCCATGGGGTTGCTGCAGACCCTCGCGACCGACGGCGCCGCGAGCACCCCGCGCTGGCTGCAGTTCCTCAAGGAGGCGGTCAAGCACCCGCTGAAGCTGCTGCGGCTGCTGAGCGTGCACAAGTGGAGCGAGCGCACCGTCATCCTGCTGGTGATGCAGAGCCTCGACAACTCCATCACCACGTTCCTCAAGCGCGGCAAGCTCACCAGCAAGCAGGGCCACGGCGAGCCGAACCCGGCGTTCATCCCGGCGGGCCACGAGGCGAACCTGCTGGCGGCCAAGCACATCGACGGCATCCCGGGCGGTACCTGGGGCGAGCTGTTCAACATCCCGCTGACCGCGCACTTCATCGGCGGTTGCGCGATCTCGTCGACCGCGGCCGACGGCGTGATCGACCCGTACCACCGCGTGCACGGCTACCCCGGACTGTCCGTTGTGGACGGTGCGGCGATCAGCGCGAACCTCGGGGTGAACCCGTCGCTCACCATCACCGCGCAGGCCGAGCGGGCGTTCTCGCTGTGGCCGAACAAGGGTGAGCAGGACCAGCGGCCGGCCCAGGGCGAGGCCTACCGCAGGATCAACCCGACGAAGCCGGCGAACCCGGCGGTTCCCGAGCACGCTCCGGCCGCCCTGCGGTTGCCGATCGTGAAGGTGTCCTGA
- a CDS encoding MBL fold metallo-hydrolase, with amino-acid sequence MATKPFASSADLAPKDEVFVELAEGVYTLTAEGDPNVGAVEAEDFLICFEARATPAAARRWLTTLRKHTKKPVRYLVLSHYHAVRTLGASAFDAQEVVAHEMTRVLIAERGQQDWESEYGRMPRLFEQPAEIPGLTWPTLTFSDRMTIPLGGERGDLVLQHLGRGHTAGDIVAWLPQQRILFAGDLVESQAALYTGDAFHDEWATSTLDNVADLGAEVLVGGRGKVARDRIEVEAAIAQSRHFLNELRRTVGGVHAAGGTLKEAFEQAHQALVHRYGRWPIFEHCLPFDVKRYWDECDGKDWPEIWTAGRDRAVWDALQ; translated from the coding sequence ATGGCCACCAAGCCGTTTGCCTCCAGCGCCGACCTCGCCCCCAAGGACGAGGTCTTCGTCGAGCTCGCCGAGGGCGTCTACACCCTGACCGCCGAAGGCGACCCCAACGTCGGGGCGGTCGAAGCCGAGGACTTCCTGATCTGCTTCGAAGCGCGCGCCACACCCGCGGCCGCGCGCCGCTGGCTCACGACCCTGCGCAAGCACACCAAGAAGCCGGTCCGCTACCTCGTGCTGAGCCACTACCACGCCGTCCGCACGCTGGGCGCCAGCGCGTTCGACGCGCAGGAGGTCGTAGCGCACGAGATGACACGGGTGCTGATCGCCGAACGCGGTCAGCAGGACTGGGAGAGCGAGTACGGCCGCATGCCGCGGCTGTTCGAGCAGCCGGCGGAGATCCCAGGGCTGACCTGGCCGACGCTCACGTTCTCCGACCGGATGACGATCCCGCTCGGCGGCGAACGCGGTGACCTGGTGCTGCAGCACCTCGGCCGCGGCCACACCGCCGGTGACATCGTGGCGTGGCTGCCGCAGCAGCGGATCCTCTTCGCGGGCGACCTGGTCGAGTCGCAGGCCGCGCTCTACACCGGCGACGCGTTCCACGACGAGTGGGCGACGTCCACTTTGGACAACGTGGCGGACCTCGGCGCCGAGGTGCTGGTCGGTGGGCGCGGCAAGGTGGCGCGCGACCGGATCGAGGTCGAGGCCGCGATCGCCCAGAGCAGGCACTTCCTGAACGAGCTGCGCCGCACGGTCGGCGGTGTGCACGCGGCGGGCGGCACGCTCAAGGAGGCCTTCGAGCAGGCGCACCAGGCGCTGGTGCACCGGTACGGGCGCTGGCCGATCTTCGAGCACTGCCTGCCGTTCGACGTGAAGCGCTACTGGGACGAGTGCGACGGCAAGGACTGGCCGGAGATCTGGACGGCCGGACGCGACCGCGCGGTCTGGGACGCCCTGCAATGA
- a CDS encoding FAD-dependent monooxygenase gives MTVLVVGAGPVGLTAALLLARSGVPSAVLEKAAGRTLAGSRSICVQRDVLEILERVGVGQAVADAGVTWYTGRTYHRDREVATLTFPEAEGFPPFVNTPQTVVERLLEERVRAEPLIELRHGHEVIGLRQDDNGVSTSDGIGGTHCIAADGAHSTVRRLLGIPFEGFSFDDRFIIADVRVDLDFPAPERRFYFDPPWNRGRQVLLHPQPDGVWRIDWQVAEDVTLTDEHVRAIVGDKPFEVVWQSTYRFHQRRAARFRVGRVLLAGDAAHVMSPFGARGLNSGICDADNAAWKIAADRNGEAGPGLLESYNVERGAAADENLRITGATMRFLVPGNDDERAHRQRALESGEGIDSGKLFTPFAYTGSPLTTDGGELIVGSRVAGPGFLVRGGRLVRPDGHVAGTAGDDRVTRRALGW, from the coding sequence ATGACCGTCCTGGTCGTCGGTGCCGGACCGGTCGGGCTGACGGCGGCGCTGCTGCTGGCCCGCTCCGGCGTGCCCAGCGCGGTGCTGGAGAAGGCGGCCGGGCGCACCCTGGCCGGCAGCCGGTCGATCTGCGTGCAGCGCGACGTGCTGGAGATCCTCGAACGGGTCGGCGTCGGGCAGGCCGTGGCCGACGCCGGCGTCACCTGGTACACCGGCCGCACCTACCACCGCGACCGCGAGGTGGCGACGCTGACGTTCCCGGAGGCCGAGGGGTTTCCGCCGTTCGTGAACACCCCGCAGACCGTCGTCGAGCGGCTGCTGGAGGAACGGGTCCGCGCCGAGCCGTTGATCGAGCTGCGCCACGGCCACGAGGTCATCGGTTTGCGGCAGGACGACAACGGTGTGTCCACATCGGACGGAATCGGCGGAACCCACTGCATCGCAGCGGATGGCGCGCATTCGACCGTGCGGCGCCTGCTGGGGATCCCGTTCGAGGGCTTCTCGTTCGACGACCGGTTCATCATCGCCGACGTGCGCGTCGACCTGGACTTCCCGGCGCCCGAACGCCGGTTCTACTTCGACCCGCCGTGGAATCGGGGCCGGCAGGTGTTGCTGCACCCGCAACCGGACGGCGTGTGGCGGATCGACTGGCAGGTCGCCGAGGACGTCACGCTCACCGATGAGCACGTCCGCGCGATCGTCGGCGACAAGCCGTTCGAGGTCGTCTGGCAGTCCACGTACCGCTTCCACCAGCGCCGGGCGGCGAGGTTCCGGGTCGGCAGGGTTCTGCTGGCGGGCGATGCGGCGCACGTCATGAGCCCGTTCGGCGCGCGCGGCTTGAACTCGGGGATCTGCGACGCGGACAACGCGGCGTGGAAGATCGCGGCCGACCGCAACGGTGAGGCGGGTCCCGGGTTGCTGGAGTCCTACAACGTCGAACGCGGTGCCGCCGCCGACGAGAACCTCCGCATCACCGGCGCGACCATGCGGTTTCTGGTGCCGGGCAACGACGACGAGCGCGCGCACCGGCAACGTGCGCTGGAATCGGGCGAGGGCATCGACTCGGGCAAGCTGTTCACCCCGTTCGCCTACACCGGCTCGCCGCTGACCACGGACGGCGGCGAGCTGATCGTGGGTTCACGCGTCGCCGGACCGGGGTTCCTGGTGCGCGGCGGCCGTCTGGTCAGGCCTGACGGTCACGTGGCCGGAACAGCTGGCGACGATCGGGTGACGCGCCGGGCGCTCGGCTGGTGA